In Caproicibacterium amylolyticum, a genomic segment contains:
- a CDS encoding DUF1064 domain-containing protein: protein MHIDNLDCLGPVVRAELEKQMAQRRQQETRRTHCKRRLPEGFDSQAEANFYYSEVWPKIHSGQIVDCEVHKTFLLLPPSEYCGLKLHKAEYTPDFVLTYKNGLTEIVEVKSKAIRRLQQSYVYRRRLFIDKYARPQGWTFREVIVD from the coding sequence ATGCACATTGATAATTTGGACTGCTTGGGTCCGGTGGTGAGGGCAGAACTGGAAAAGCAAATGGCACAGCGGCGACAGCAGGAAACCCGCAGGACGCACTGCAAGCGCCGCCTGCCGGAGGGCTTTGACAGTCAGGCAGAAGCAAATTTCTATTACAGCGAGGTTTGGCCGAAAATCCACAGCGGCCAGATTGTTGACTGCGAGGTGCATAAAACCTTCCTGTTGCTGCCGCCGTCAGAATACTGCGGCTTGAAGCTGCACAAGGCAGAGTACACACCGGATTTTGTATTGACGTACAAAAACGGCTTAACGGAAATAGTGGAAGTAAAAAGCAAGGCAATCCGGCGGCTCCAGCAAAGCTATGTGTACCGCCGTCGGTTGTTTATAGACAAATACGCTCGGCCACAGGGCTGGACGTTCCGTGAAGTGATTGTGGATTAG
- a CDS encoding serine/arginine repetitive matrix protein 2, producing the protein MGSTIKAQIKNFKEVQKNLKSIKAAGEKAVKRTVSDIRSRAPGWVSQEVAAVYGIKKGEVNPAGKGAKAGSISVRGETIDNLQLVYSGRVLTPTHFGMTPRSRPASQPGGRPRKYTVKAAVFKGQKKTLGSNVFLGGSASIPFKRVGNSRLPIKAVKTLSVPQMVGSDRVMPQVKKRLNEEIGKRLDNNVKNAMK; encoded by the coding sequence ATGGGCAGTACAATCAAAGCGCAAATTAAAAATTTCAAAGAGGTTCAAAAAAATCTGAAGAGCATCAAAGCAGCCGGAGAAAAAGCAGTGAAGCGCACGGTCAGCGACATTCGAAGCCGTGCGCCGGGCTGGGTGAGTCAAGAGGTTGCTGCAGTGTACGGCATTAAGAAAGGGGAAGTCAATCCGGCGGGCAAGGGTGCAAAAGCCGGAAGCATTTCTGTGCGCGGTGAAACCATTGACAACCTACAGCTGGTATACAGCGGGCGGGTGCTGACACCTACACACTTCGGTATGACACCACGTTCCCGGCCAGCCAGTCAGCCCGGAGGTAGACCGCGCAAGTATACGGTCAAGGCGGCTGTGTTCAAAGGGCAGAAGAAAACATTAGGCAGCAATGTGTTCCTTGGTGGTAGTGCATCCATTCCATTCAAGCGTGTAGGGAACAGCCGCCTGCCAATCAAAGCGGTCAAGACTTTGTCTGTGCCGCAGATGGTGGGCAGTGACCGCGTGATGCCGCAGGTTAAGAAGCGTTTGAATGAGGAAATTGGAAAAAGATTGGACAACAATGTAAAAAATGCAATGAAATAA
- a CDS encoding helix-turn-helix domain-containing protein: protein MIAFFFFFFRETSPDAFPERLRIAMENQNIDNKTLSTRSNVSLITVQRWLRGMYEPRHATLPKIANVLNVSTDYLCCIED, encoded by the coding sequence GTGATTGCCTTCTTCTTTTTTTTCTTTCGCGAAACTTCCCCTGATGCTTTTCCTGAGCGCTTGAGAATTGCTATGGAAAATCAAAACATAGACAACAAAACTCTTTCAACGCGATCAAATGTTTCGCTTATTACTGTTCAACGGTGGCTGCGTGGAATGTATGAGCCACGTCATGCAACCCTTCCCAAAATTGCAAACGTGCTCAACGTTTCCACCGATTATCTCTGCTGCATAGAGGACTAG
- a CDS encoding Ig-like domain-containing protein, whose amino-acid sequence MKFGIRTPSLKRSISARTTGAAKRALKRAVIPGYGKKGMGWLHDPKKAAYNAVYHRTTVGVSDLLKSGGSSSHAAPSISFSESLQNTPSIDPVPQNTSDEPPTGNLWSNPDPDRKWYEKTWACILLLVLFCPIGIFLMYKYHPDWKKPLKITADVVSGLWFLFWMIGIISVASTKYPAQLQLTGNVQTIDLKEKVTLQVQTTPSDANTGTVQFVSDNAAVATFSRNDGSGTLTGTVTGVSEGSTEVYVTYNDSVVSNKIKVTVEDKAKKAALQKQADKVVSQINALGTVTLAGESNVQAAREGYDRLPDEAKILVTNYDVLTAAEATIVNEKAQEQLKADAAAVQKTIASIGTVTLERESAISDARQQYDSLSDEGKKLVTNYAVLTAAETTLQGQKDAKAKQEAATKAAADKAAADKAAAEKAAAQKQQQTAASSNDAGTTAPAAAENGQTVYWTPHGKSYHFNRNCPTLSRSKTILSGTLAEAKAAGKTDPCDKCAY is encoded by the coding sequence ATGAAATTCGGCATTCGTACACCATCACTGAAACGCTCAATTTCTGCACGCACTACCGGCGCTGCAAAAAGAGCACTTAAGAGAGCAGTCATACCCGGCTATGGCAAAAAAGGCATGGGCTGGCTGCATGACCCCAAGAAGGCAGCATACAACGCGGTCTATCACCGCACCACTGTTGGCGTATCTGATTTACTCAAGTCCGGCGGTTCTTCTAGCCATGCGGCACCGAGTATTTCGTTTTCCGAATCGCTGCAAAACACGCCAAGCATTGACCCAGTTCCGCAAAACACCTCCGACGAACCGCCAACCGGAAATTTGTGGTCTAATCCTGACCCTGACCGAAAATGGTATGAAAAAACGTGGGCCTGCATTTTACTGCTTGTGCTCTTCTGCCCAATCGGCATATTCCTCATGTACAAATATCACCCCGATTGGAAAAAGCCGCTGAAAATCACAGCCGATGTTGTATCCGGCCTTTGGTTTCTATTCTGGATGATTGGTATTATCTCTGTGGCATCCACCAAGTATCCAGCACAACTGCAGCTGACTGGGAATGTGCAAACAATCGATTTGAAAGAAAAGGTAACACTTCAAGTCCAAACCACTCCATCCGATGCTAATACAGGCACTGTTCAATTCGTATCGGACAATGCCGCTGTGGCTACATTCAGCCGAAATGACGGAAGCGGAACACTGACCGGAACCGTCACCGGTGTATCTGAAGGTTCCACCGAAGTGTATGTTACATACAATGATTCCGTTGTCAGCAACAAGATAAAAGTTACTGTTGAAGATAAAGCCAAAAAGGCCGCACTGCAAAAGCAAGCTGATAAAGTTGTTTCACAGATTAATGCATTGGGTACCGTCACGCTGGCAGGTGAAAGCAATGTACAGGCTGCCCGTGAAGGCTATGATCGTCTGCCCGATGAAGCAAAAATACTGGTTACCAACTATGATGTTTTAACAGCAGCAGAAGCCACGATTGTAAATGAAAAAGCGCAGGAACAGCTGAAAGCAGATGCTGCTGCAGTACAAAAAACGATTGCTTCTATTGGTACGGTTACATTGGAAAGAGAATCCGCCATTTCAGACGCACGCCAGCAATATGACTCGCTATCTGATGAAGGCAAAAAGCTCGTTACGAACTATGCGGTTTTAACTGCCGCCGAAACAACATTGCAAGGTCAAAAAGATGCAAAAGCCAAACAGGAGGCGGCCACAAAAGCCGCCGCAGACAAAGCTGCAGCAGATAAGGCAGCAGCCGAAAAGGCCGCCGCTCAAAAGCAGCAGCAAACAGCTGCAAGTTCCAATGATGCAGGAACCACAGCCCCCGCCGCGGCGGAAAACGGACAAACCGTATACTGGACTCCCCATGGAAAGAGCTATCACTTTAACCGCAACTGTCCGACATTGTCCCGTTCAAAGACCATACTTTCCGGCACACTCGCAGAAGCGAAGGCCGCCGGAAAGACAGATCCTTGCGACAAATGCGCTTATTAA
- a CDS encoding rolling circle replication-associated protein produces METRKYYTARYHRLGIPRQKNYRPTPKEQERVNERHARMKLRRLINENFAAGDLYLTITFKKELRPDVQKIPGILEKYWKALRKSFRAAGQELRYIVVAEVGERGAVHFHAVIPKFDVQIVSELWKYGAVSIKALDSSGQYAQLASYLIKQTSKTFRSGKSPFKRRWNSSRNLRKPKIIKRVVGRNSWKKKPKPLKGYYLEQEKTVDGEIFGFEYQFYSMVQLQEKRRC; encoded by the coding sequence ATGGAAACGCGCAAATATTACACGGCCAGATATCACAGGCTGGGCATCCCACGGCAGAAAAATTACAGGCCAACTCCAAAAGAGCAGGAACGCGTGAATGAACGTCATGCAAGAATGAAACTGCGCAGGCTGATTAACGAGAATTTTGCGGCGGGTGATTTGTACCTGACCATAACATTCAAAAAAGAACTTCGCCCCGATGTTCAGAAGATTCCCGGGATTTTGGAAAAGTATTGGAAAGCACTTCGCAAGTCATTCCGTGCTGCAGGGCAGGAATTGCGGTACATAGTAGTGGCCGAGGTTGGAGAACGTGGAGCGGTGCATTTTCACGCAGTTATTCCAAAGTTCGATGTGCAGATAGTCAGTGAACTGTGGAAATATGGGGCAGTTAGCATAAAAGCACTGGACAGCAGCGGGCAGTATGCGCAGTTGGCATCCTACCTGATAAAACAGACAAGCAAAACTTTTCGTAGCGGGAAATCTCCTTTCAAGCGCCGTTGGAACAGCAGCCGGAACTTGCGTAAGCCCAAAATCATAAAAAGAGTGGTAGGCAGAAATAGTTGGAAGAAAAAGCCCAAACCGCTCAAAGGCTACTATTTGGAACAGGAAAAGACCGTGGACGGTGAAATATTCGGGTTTGAGTATCAGTTTTACAGCATGGTGCAGTTGCAGGAAAAGCGAAGGTGTTGA
- a CDS encoding type II toxin-antitoxin system RelE family toxin, protein MQIKFMKQPLKFINRQDVPTRKRLVAAINNLPNGDIKKLQGRDGYRLRVGNFRVIFDSNGQIVLIIRIDNRGQIYK, encoded by the coding sequence ATGCAGATTAAATTCATGAAGCAACCTTTAAAATTCATTAACCGTCAGGATGTACCCACACGAAAACGCTTGGTTGCTGCAATTAATAATCTCCCAAATGGCGACATCAAAAAACTGCAAGGCCGTGACGGATACCGGTTAAGAGTCGGCAACTTCCGGGTTATATTTGATTCAAACGGTCAGATAGTGCTCATCATTCGTATAGACAATCGCGGCCAGATTTATAAGTGA
- a CDS encoding helix-turn-helix domain-containing protein, whose product MNERIKELRKALNLTQDDFAKRLGITGGGVSKLENGTRNITEQMVLSICREFNVSHAWLVDGVGDMFLDDDMATTAVFDRIMAGENETAKAVFKAFAKLDDSEWETLYKVITEVSKNLSGQKENADK is encoded by the coding sequence ATGAATGAACGTATAAAAGAATTGCGTAAGGCTTTAAACCTTACGCAAGATGATTTTGCTAAACGCTTAGGAATTACCGGAGGCGGTGTGTCAAAGCTAGAAAATGGAACACGCAATATCACAGAACAAATGGTTCTGTCCATATGCCGAGAATTCAACGTATCTCACGCTTGGCTGGTTGATGGTGTTGGAGATATGTTCCTCGACGATGATATGGCAACGACTGCAGTGTTTGACCGCATTATGGCCGGAGAAAATGAAACGGCGAAGGCTGTGTTCAAAGCCTTCGCCAAGTTGGACGATTCCGAGTGGGAAACGCTGTATAAAGTTATCACCGAAGTAAGCAAGAATCTTTCCGGACAAAAAGAAAACGCCGACAAATAA
- a CDS encoding DUF3102 domain-containing protein, producing MNNEMVQVRDAEVVAAEINTIKEQTRKIMLASSVEIGRRLQEAKELVPHGNWTDWLKEKVDYSQSTADNLMRIAREYGDEQVNLFSGEAKSQTFRNLTYSQAVALFALPEEDRDEFVKENNVEDMTARQLQEAIKARQQAEADKKKAEESAADKAVQINSLNAKIDRVCLDADKKAEENESLKKSVKDAAEEIESLKTQLENSKPAGPSPEELKKLQVEAEEKIKAAYEEKASQLSLDKDTAEKAAEKAKQELAKVKREYAAKIKDAAAEKEKAEKKLAVTTPEVEKFSVYFENLQVNINSMKALIRQAGENVPETAGKLRAALKKLLDGYSQSLSNEK from the coding sequence ATGAACAATGAAATGGTACAGGTACGTGATGCAGAGGTTGTCGCGGCAGAAATCAATACTATCAAAGAACAGACCCGAAAAATCATGCTTGCGTCCAGTGTGGAAATTGGTCGCCGCCTGCAGGAGGCGAAGGAACTGGTGCCGCACGGCAACTGGACAGACTGGCTCAAAGAAAAGGTGGATTACAGCCAGTCCACAGCGGACAACTTGATGCGGATTGCACGGGAATACGGTGATGAGCAGGTCAATCTCTTTTCGGGGGAGGCAAAATCCCAAACGTTTCGGAATTTGACGTATAGCCAAGCCGTGGCGCTTTTTGCCCTGCCGGAAGAGGACCGCGACGAATTTGTGAAGGAAAATAATGTGGAGGATATGACGGCACGCCAGCTGCAGGAGGCCATCAAAGCGCGCCAGCAGGCGGAAGCCGATAAGAAAAAGGCAGAAGAATCTGCAGCAGATAAGGCAGTGCAAATCAATAGCCTCAATGCAAAGATAGACAGGGTATGCTTGGATGCAGACAAAAAAGCCGAAGAAAACGAGTCGCTTAAAAAATCAGTCAAGGATGCGGCGGAAGAAATTGAAAGTCTGAAAACCCAGCTTGAAAACAGCAAACCTGCCGGTCCGTCGCCGGAAGAACTGAAAAAGCTACAGGTCGAGGCAGAAGAAAAGATAAAGGCTGCATACGAAGAAAAAGCGTCACAGCTCTCTCTTGATAAAGACACAGCGGAAAAGGCGGCAGAAAAAGCCAAACAGGAACTTGCAAAAGTAAAGCGTGAGTATGCGGCAAAAATTAAAGATGCCGCCGCTGAAAAAGAAAAAGCCGAAAAGAAATTAGCGGTTACAACTCCCGAAGTCGAAAAATTCAGCGTCTATTTTGAAAACCTGCAGGTAAATATAAACAGCATGAAAGCACTCATTAGGCAGGCAGGAGAGAATGTACCTGAAACCGCGGGCAAATTGCGTGCTGCGCTTAAAAAGCTGCTTGATGGTTACAGCCAGAGCTTGAGCAATGAGAAATAA
- a CDS encoding DUF2085 domain-containing protein codes for MPERSFFIGSYQFPLCARCTGILFGEIAGLLLSFFIPFFWPILLLILPMLVDGLTQLWGWRTSNNLLRLITGLLGGYVIISLLAFSAKSIYSLL; via the coding sequence ATGCCTGAACGAAGTTTTTTTATTGGTTCCTACCAGTTTCCGCTGTGTGCCAGATGCACGGGGATTTTGTTCGGAGAAATCGCGGGGTTGTTGCTGTCGTTCTTTATCCCTTTCTTCTGGCCCATACTGCTGTTAATCCTCCCCATGCTAGTTGACGGATTAACGCAACTGTGGGGATGGCGAACATCCAACAATCTTTTGCGACTAATTACTGGTCTACTTGGCGGATATGTAATAATCAGCCTGTTGGCATTCTCAGCAAAATCAATTTACAGTTTACTATAA
- a CDS encoding DNA-methyltransferase codes for MENYIDHIYNEDCIAGMARIPDHSVDMILTDLPYGVTDCRWDSILPFDQLWAQYLRVIKERGAICLTACQPFTTKLISSQQKLFRYCWYWAKNCSTGFTFAKHQPLRCIEEVCVFYKRAPVYNPQGIIVLDKPIKVRGKHNPAHGDSAYKITGHLEHDTETCITHYPRQLIEIKCERGLHPTQKPVALFAYLIRTYTNPGELVLDSCMGSGTTAAACIQTGRHYTGFELDNAYYHTAESRIKRLQEGKSS; via the coding sequence ATGGAAAATTACATTGACCATATTTACAACGAGGATTGTATCGCGGGGATGGCGCGAATCCCGGACCATAGCGTGGATATGATTCTCACAGATCTGCCGTATGGGGTGACGGATTGCCGGTGGGACAGCATCTTGCCATTTGACCAGCTTTGGGCGCAATACTTGCGCGTGATTAAGGAGCGCGGTGCCATCTGCCTGACAGCTTGCCAGCCGTTCACCACAAAGCTGATTTCCAGTCAGCAAAAGCTATTCCGGTATTGCTGGTACTGGGCAAAGAATTGTTCCACAGGATTTACGTTTGCCAAGCACCAACCATTGCGCTGTATCGAAGAGGTGTGCGTATTTTATAAGCGTGCGCCGGTGTATAATCCGCAGGGCATCATTGTGCTGGACAAGCCAATCAAAGTCCGAGGCAAGCACAACCCTGCGCACGGAGACAGTGCCTATAAAATCACCGGACATCTGGAACACGACACGGAAACCTGCATTACACACTATCCACGCCAGCTGATTGAGATTAAGTGTGAGCGCGGCCTGCACCCGACACAAAAGCCTGTTGCACTGTTTGCATACTTGATTCGCACTTACACCAATCCGGGCGAACTGGTGCTGGATAGCTGCATGGGCAGTGGTACAACGGCCGCCGCCTGCATTCAAACCGGGCGGCACTACACTGGGTTTGAGCTGGACAATGCTTATTACCACACAGCGGAAAGCCGCATAAAAAGATTACAAGAAGGAAAGTCCTCCTAA
- a CDS encoding recombinase family protein, translating to MQTAAAYIRVSTDDQLEYSPESQLELIQQYAKEHDMILPAEYIFREAEGISGRKAEKRPEFQRMIATARSDKSDINVILVWKFSRFARNQEESIVYKSLLKREKGISVVSISEPIADGEFGSLIERIIEWMDGYYSVRLAGEVKRGMTKAFETGHPVSIAPIGYLMKESKLVPDPDSAPLVQMIFHDYLDGLGAKKIAMKINTMGIRTRRGNLWENRTVDYILRNPVYHGKIRWNPDHITRRDYDDPSVRIVDGQHEPIIDAKTWAAVQEKIAKNRVLHSKYIHQITPTLHSPLQGLCKCSNCGATMSFTRGGFQCSAFAHGRCTVSHYIALDKLESLAYYFIERDLTSGDVALIHRTHPEQEKGSVAIVRQQLDRERQKLSRVKEAYASGVDTLEEYQQNKMRINKQIAKLESQLKQSTPKVDIKAYCKENLAKLARIKSPDVPMDEKSKLMRSFVDHIVFNRKTCGIAVFYYA from the coding sequence ATGCAGACAGCAGCAGCCTACATCCGTGTAAGTACGGATGATCAGCTGGAGTACAGTCCGGAAAGCCAGCTGGAATTGATTCAGCAATACGCCAAAGAGCACGATATGATTCTGCCGGCAGAATACATTTTCCGTGAAGCGGAAGGTATCAGCGGCCGCAAAGCGGAAAAACGTCCGGAATTCCAGCGGATGATTGCCACAGCCCGTTCAGATAAAAGTGACATTAATGTCATTCTGGTCTGGAAGTTCAGTCGTTTCGCGCGCAATCAGGAGGAAAGCATTGTCTACAAGTCCTTGCTGAAACGCGAAAAAGGTATTTCTGTTGTCAGCATTTCGGAACCGATTGCTGACGGCGAATTTGGCAGTCTGATTGAACGCATTATTGAATGGATGGACGGCTATTATTCTGTCCGTCTTGCAGGCGAAGTCAAGCGCGGCATGACTAAAGCATTTGAAACCGGCCATCCGGTTTCCATTGCGCCAATCGGCTACCTTATGAAAGAAAGCAAGCTGGTACCTGACCCGGACTCTGCCCCATTGGTACAGATGATCTTTCATGATTACCTTGACGGACTGGGTGCTAAAAAAATCGCTATGAAAATCAATACAATGGGTATCCGCACCCGGCGCGGGAATCTATGGGAAAACCGCACGGTAGACTATATTTTGCGCAACCCGGTGTATCATGGTAAAATTCGCTGGAACCCGGACCATATTACCCGCCGTGATTATGACGACCCATCCGTTAGAATCGTTGACGGTCAGCATGAACCAATTATTGACGCAAAGACCTGGGCCGCTGTGCAGGAAAAAATTGCAAAGAACCGGGTGCTGCACAGCAAGTATATACATCAGATTACGCCAACGCTGCACAGTCCGCTCCAGGGGCTGTGCAAGTGCAGCAACTGCGGCGCCACAATGTCTTTTACCCGCGGTGGCTTCCAATGCTCTGCTTTTGCTCACGGTCGGTGTACTGTATCGCACTATATTGCACTCGACAAGCTGGAATCACTGGCGTATTATTTCATTGAAAGAGATTTAACTTCCGGTGATGTTGCGCTTATCCACCGCACCCATCCAGAACAGGAGAAAGGCTCTGTCGCGATTGTGCGGCAGCAGCTTGACCGGGAACGCCAAAAGCTGTCCCGCGTAAAGGAAGCATATGCTTCGGGTGTAGACACCCTAGAAGAATACCAGCAAAACAAAATGCGAATAAACAAGCAAATTGCCAAGCTGGAAAGTCAGCTTAAACAATCCACTCCGAAAGTGGATATTAAGGCATACTGCAAAGAGAATCTGGCGAAGCTGGCACGCATTAAGTCCCCGGATGTACCGATGGATGAAAAGTCGAAGCTCATGCGCTCGTTTGTTGACCATATTGTTTTTAACCGCAAGACCTGCGGAATTGCGGTGTTTTATTACGCATGA
- a CDS encoding PcfJ domain-containing protein codes for MYYKRAGGKLQCFCSHCQQEVEIKIPGTAEKGKQLNEIIVKCPHCHSNARLKMAGRATRMTDGEMIQYAERAADGILIHQCTARLQHSKDYKNHAPELEITENIRQMISIGAAYTTKMFGHIYHGFGREPEWRWERIDRYNCYVENDVVCPYGLKKALAGTRYEHSGLPEFAKNAITNSKIYQFSVERYLNEYRGHPALELLAKCGLIRLVVDSCEYCGQHSFVSPFAKTPTAALGVTKHELKVMRAMDVSANELEVLKHLRDKSREAFSDKEVAALREAGINNTWKVERIEEFENPLNVISYLKKAGIEMNRLNDWADYIENARKLGYDITRKEVKYPKDFSKMHDRFAEQVYEKENAKQINIFKELYQKRKQLFEYENSEYLVKLPQTPYELTREGREMHHCVGTYIGRYAESSSIILFIRRKAEPDVPFITAEISPKNFEPVQIQDKYDKRPSEAVMQFWKKYCGMLKQKIHKTKKGEKAA; via the coding sequence ATGTATTACAAGCGGGCGGGTGGAAAGCTGCAATGCTTCTGCTCACACTGTCAGCAAGAGGTTGAGATTAAAATTCCAGGCACAGCAGAAAAGGGAAAGCAGTTAAACGAAATCATTGTAAAATGTCCGCACTGCCACAGTAACGCAAGGCTGAAAATGGCCGGACGCGCAACGAGGATGACAGACGGCGAAATGATACAGTACGCAGAAAGGGCAGCAGACGGCATCTTAATTCACCAATGCACTGCAAGATTGCAGCACAGCAAGGACTATAAAAATCATGCGCCGGAGCTGGAAATCACTGAAAACATAAGGCAGATGATATCTATCGGCGCAGCGTACACCACGAAAATGTTTGGGCATATCTATCACGGCTTCGGCAGAGAACCAGAATGGAGATGGGAAAGAATTGATAGATACAACTGCTATGTTGAGAATGATGTTGTATGCCCATATGGTCTGAAAAAAGCCCTGGCAGGAACGCGGTACGAACACAGCGGCTTGCCTGAATTTGCCAAAAACGCAATTACGAACAGCAAAATCTACCAGTTTTCAGTGGAGAGATATTTGAATGAATACCGAGGGCACCCGGCACTTGAACTGTTGGCAAAATGCGGGCTTATACGGTTGGTAGTAGATTCCTGCGAATATTGCGGCCAGCATTCATTCGTTTCTCCTTTCGCGAAAACGCCAACCGCGGCACTGGGCGTCACAAAGCACGAACTGAAAGTAATGCGCGCAATGGATGTAAGCGCGAACGAACTTGAGGTTTTAAAGCATTTGCGGGATAAATCAAGAGAAGCATTTTCAGACAAAGAGGTTGCTGCACTGCGTGAGGCAGGTATAAACAACACGTGGAAAGTTGAGCGAATCGAAGAATTTGAAAATCCGCTGAACGTTATTAGCTATTTGAAAAAAGCCGGAATAGAAATGAACCGGCTGAATGACTGGGCGGATTACATAGAAAACGCACGCAAATTAGGATACGACATCACCAGGAAAGAAGTCAAGTATCCGAAAGACTTTTCAAAAATGCACGATAGGTTTGCAGAGCAGGTTTATGAAAAAGAAAATGCAAAGCAAATTAATATTTTTAAAGAATTATATCAAAAGCGGAAACAGTTGTTTGAATACGAAAACAGTGAATATCTCGTAAAGCTGCCGCAAACGCCTTACGAGCTGACGCGGGAGGGCAGAGAAATGCACCACTGCGTGGGAACGTACATAGGCAGGTACGCCGAAAGCAGCAGCATTATCTTGTTTATCCGCCGGAAAGCGGAGCCGGATGTGCCTTTCATCACAGCGGAAATCAGCCCCAAAAACTTTGAACCGGTGCAGATACAGGACAAGTACGATAAGCGGCCGTCCGAAGCAGTTATGCAGTTCTGGAAAAAATACTGCGGGATGCTCAAACAAAAAATTCACAAGACGAAAAAAGGAGAAAAGGCAGCATGA
- a CDS encoding Cas9 inhibitor AcrIIA9 family protein codes for MSEITKQAQGKLKQESKQNKIGQYASAVIQPVYKALCGFCKEEWFAQEVLDMDKTLGDCCETIMQGVKSSISDLEVYKRAVEFYVPGSTVQFEMKVCHHWHEEEEHQDAEIPQVVDKPDGQIIHLEDLL; via the coding sequence ATGAGTGAAATTACAAAGCAGGCACAGGGAAAATTGAAGCAGGAAAGTAAGCAGAACAAGATTGGGCAGTATGCCTCCGCAGTCATTCAGCCGGTGTACAAAGCACTGTGCGGATTCTGCAAAGAGGAATGGTTTGCACAGGAAGTTTTGGACATGGATAAGACGCTTGGAGATTGCTGCGAAACCATTATGCAGGGCGTAAAAAGCAGCATTTCGGATTTGGAAGTGTACAAGCGCGCCGTTGAGTTTTATGTGCCGGGTTCGACTGTGCAGTTTGAAATGAAAGTATGCCACCATTGGCACGAAGAGGAAGAGCATCAGGATGCAGAAATTCCGCAGGTGGTGGACAAGCCGGACGGCCAGATCATCCATCTGGAAGATTTGTTGTAA
- a CDS encoding helix-turn-helix domain-containing protein, whose translation MELVGTSEIAHILGLSARRVQQMVEDGTLPYEMVGKRRKFSISDAVQAYINFVSERNGSKEDNNLETEKLEQEVRFKTAKANIADMEWQELNGEMHRSEDVQAMMEDFADEVRTSFLSLPGRIAVEVSQESEPATCADSIRKEACAILEHLSTYQYDPVKFRERVRSRLGKKELQEDAEDEEESE comes from the coding sequence ATGGAACTGGTTGGAACATCCGAAATCGCCCATATTCTCGGGCTTTCTGCCCGCCGCGTGCAGCAAATGGTGGAGGACGGAACCCTGCCTTATGAAATGGTTGGAAAGCGAAGAAAATTTTCAATTTCGGATGCTGTTCAAGCGTACATAAATTTCGTTTCCGAGCGAAACGGCAGCAAAGAGGACAATAACCTTGAAACGGAGAAATTGGAGCAGGAAGTGCGCTTCAAAACAGCGAAAGCGAATATCGCTGACATGGAGTGGCAGGAATTAAATGGAGAAATGCACAGGTCGGAAGATGTGCAGGCCATGATGGAGGATTTTGCAGATGAAGTGCGTACATCATTTCTTTCATTGCCGGGACGGATAGCGGTGGAAGTGTCACAAGAAAGTGAACCAGCCACCTGCGCGGATAGCATCCGAAAAGAAGCGTGCGCCATTTTGGAGCATTTGAGCACCTACCAGTATGACCCGGTAAAATTCAGGGAGCGTGTACGCAGTCGACTGGGCAAGAAGGAGCTGCAGGAAGATGCCGAAGATGAGGAAGAAAGCGAATAA
- a CDS encoding DUF1492 domain-containing protein produces MATPENQKKISWLSRFRKSEAELSRLYDEQARWRAKAEKVTQRISPMPPGTPSGNRVQDAVERISAVESSINHEIMEQCKERDEVTAAINTVPNATLRMVLKMRYIDGMTFEQIAVSMNYTFRHIIRLHGQALHVLFCPTKNAV; encoded by the coding sequence ATGGCAACACCAGAGAATCAGAAGAAAATTAGTTGGCTGTCCCGATTCCGCAAATCCGAAGCGGAGTTGAGTCGCCTGTATGATGAACAGGCGCGGTGGCGGGCAAAAGCAGAGAAAGTCACACAGCGGATATCGCCCATGCCGCCGGGAACACCCAGCGGCAACCGTGTGCAGGACGCAGTCGAAAGAATCAGCGCAGTGGAATCAAGTATCAACCATGAGATTATGGAACAGTGTAAAGAAAGAGATGAAGTCACAGCGGCAATCAACACTGTGCCAAATGCAACATTACGCATGGTGCTGAAGATGCGCTACATAGATGGAATGACGTTTGAACAAATTGCAGTCAGTATGAATTATACGTTTCGCCATATCATTCGGCTGCATGGGCAAGCATTACATGTCCTTTTTTGTCCTACTAAAAATGCGGTATAG